A single Fodinibius saliphilus DNA region contains:
- a CDS encoding helix-turn-helix transcriptional regulator, which yields MDNKYVNRAKISEYKFRELARLFALDLTATQIAELSGLNRNTVNRYLKGIRLGIADYCDCQGPLNKAGKEGFEEGINQSDFCVGICEKEGNIYTCIIDSYACLNAKTEVYCMLDVFVNFSRGKQKWLLDRDELLKKEPAKVSCISGFKGFLKSRLEKFKGIHHETYRLHLKESEFRFNNPKEDLYLLMLKIFRNDPLF from the coding sequence ATGGATAATAAGTATGTTAATCGTGCAAAAATATCTGAGTATAAATTTCGTGAACTGGCTCGTCTTTTTGCACTTGATTTGACGGCTACTCAAATAGCTGAACTGTCGGGATTAAATAGGAATACAGTTAATCGTTATTTAAAAGGAATTAGGTTGGGGATAGCAGATTATTGTGACTGTCAGGGACCGTTGAATAAGGCAGGTAAAGAGGGCTTTGAAGAGGGAATAAATCAGAGCGATTTTTGTGTAGGTATCTGTGAGAAGGAGGGAAATATTTATACTTGTATTATAGATAGTTATGCCTGTTTAAATGCTAAAACAGAAGTTTATTGCATGTTGGATGTTTTTGTTAACTTTTCCCGGGGTAAGCAAAAATGGTTGTTAGATCGAGATGAATTATTAAAAAAAGAACCAGCAAAAGTTAGCTGTATTTCAGGTTTTAAAGGATTTCTGAAATCCCGACTAGAAAAGTTTAAAGGGATTCATCATGAGACCTATCGACTGCATCTTAAAGAGTCAGAATTTAGGTTCAATAATCCCAAAGAAGATTTATACCTATTGATGCTTAAAATATTCAGGAATGACCCGCTTTTTTAG